Proteins from a genomic interval of Drosophila melanogaster chromosome 2R:
- the CG30054 gene encoding uncharacterized protein, isoform E codes for MHCCSSTEAMEKRRINEEIDKQLRLEKKRSKRELKLLLLGACESGKSTFIKQMRIIHGSGYSDEDKRGYIKLVFQNIFMAMQSMIKAMDMLKISYGQGEHSELADLVMSIDYETVTTFEDPYLNAIKTLWHDAGIQECYDRRREYQLTDSTEYFLGDIGRIEQADYLPTNQDILRAREPTFNITVYPFELDGYVLSMVDVAGQRTERRKWIHFFSNVTSIIFLAALSEYDQFMMESENDNRLEESKALFHTIITFEWFKNASIILFLNKMDVLEEKIMYSHLVDYFPEYDGPKQDAYAAREYVLRMFQSISLDTYKKIYSHFTCATDTENIKFVFAAVKDTILQCNLKESNLF; via the exons ATGCACTGCTGTTCATCGACCGAGGCAATGGAAAAAAGGCGTATCAATGAGGAAATTGACAAACAGTTGCGCCTTGAGAAAAAAAGATCTAAACGGGAACTCAAACTACTGCTATTGG GCGCATGCGAGTCCGGGAAGTCCACATTCATCAAACAGATGCGTATTATCCACGGCAGCGGTTACTCGGACGAGGACAAGCGTGGATACATCAAGCTGGTTTTTCAGAACATATTCATGGCCATGCAGTCAATGATCAAGGCCATGGATATGCTGAAGATTTCCTACGGTCAGGGAGAGCATAGT GAACTGGCCGATCTGGTGATGAGCATCGATTACGAGACCGTTACCACGTTCGAGGATCCATACTTGAATGCCATCAAAACGCTTTGGCACGATGCTGGCATCCAGGAGTGCTATGATCGTCGTAGGGAATATCAGCTGACTGATTCCACTGAATA ttttttggGTGACATAGGTCGAATTGAACAGGCTGATTACTTGCCAACTAATCAGGACATTCTGCGTGCTCGAGAGCCTACATTTAATATTACCGTTTATCCTTTTGAGTTGGATGGCTATGTACTTAg CATGGTGGATGTAGCAGGACAGCGAACTGAGAGAAGAAAATGGATTCACTTTTTTTCGAATGTAACATCGATTATATTTTTGGCAGCACTGTCGGAATATGATCAGTTCATGATGGAATCCGAAAACGAT AATCGACTGGAGGAATCAAAGGCTCTATTTCATACTATCATAACCTTTGAATGGTTTAAAAATGCTTCAATCATTCTGTTTCTTAACAAGATGGACGTGTTAGAGGAGAAAATAATGTATTCGCATTTGGTAGACTATTTTCCAGAATACGATG GTCCAAAACAAGATGCATATGCGGCCAGGGAATACGTGCTACGTATGTTTCAAAGCATTAGTTTAGATACATATAAAAAGATATATTCTCATTTTACGTGTGCTACAG
- the CG30054 gene encoding uncharacterized protein, isoform F: protein MYQGYNVRISTGACESGKSTFIKQMRIIHGSGYSDEDKRGYIKLVFQNIFMAMQSMIKAMDMLKISYGQGEHSELADLVMSIDYETVTTFEDPYLNAIKTLWHDAGIQECYDRRREYQLTDSTEYFLGDIGRIEQADYLPTNQDILRAREPTFNITVYPFELDGYVLSMVDVAGQRTERRKWIHFFSNVTSIIFLAALSEYDQFMMESENDNRLEESKALFHTIITFEWFKNASIILFLNKMDVLEEKIMYSHLVDYFPEYDGPKQDAYAAREYVLRMFQSISLDTYKKIYSHFTCATDTENIKFVFAAVKDTILQCNLKESNLF, encoded by the exons ATGTATCAAGGATACAATGTGCGTATATCCACAGGCGCATGCGAGTCCGGGAAGTCCACATTCATCAAACAGATGCGTATTATCCACGGCAGCGGTTACTCGGACGAGGACAAGCGTGGATACATCAAGCTGGTTTTTCAGAACATATTCATGGCCATGCAGTCAATGATCAAGGCCATGGATATGCTGAAGATTTCCTACGGTCAGGGAGAGCATAGT GAACTGGCCGATCTGGTGATGAGCATCGATTACGAGACCGTTACCACGTTCGAGGATCCATACTTGAATGCCATCAAAACGCTTTGGCACGATGCTGGCATCCAGGAGTGCTATGATCGTCGTAGGGAATATCAGCTGACTGATTCCACTGAATA ttttttggGTGACATAGGTCGAATTGAACAGGCTGATTACTTGCCAACTAATCAGGACATTCTGCGTGCTCGAGAGCCTACATTTAATATTACCGTTTATCCTTTTGAGTTGGATGGCTATGTACTTAg CATGGTGGATGTAGCAGGACAGCGAACTGAGAGAAGAAAATGGATTCACTTTTTTTCGAATGTAACATCGATTATATTTTTGGCAGCACTGTCGGAATATGATCAGTTCATGATGGAATCCGAAAACGAT AATCGACTGGAGGAATCAAAGGCTCTATTTCATACTATCATAACCTTTGAATGGTTTAAAAATGCTTCAATCATTCTGTTTCTTAACAAGATGGACGTGTTAGAGGAGAAAATAATGTATTCGCATTTGGTAGACTATTTTCCAGAATACGATG GTCCAAAACAAGATGCATATGCGGCCAGGGAATACGTGCTACGTATGTTTCAAAGCATTAGTTTAGATACATATAAAAAGATATATTCTCATTTTACGTGTGCTACAG